The following are encoded in a window of Cryobacterium sp. CG_9.6 genomic DNA:
- a CDS encoding NUDIX hydrolase — protein sequence MTDAPVPVSGTLLQDDTAQFTVTASEQVFDGKVWSIRRDSFEYNGGTIVRELVDHTGAVVVLALDEHDRVLLIKQYRHPVRMREWELPAGLLDIAGEDPLVGAHRELAEEADVVANEWNVLSDFYTSPGGSSEAIRIYLARGISASAEVFARTEEEADIELRWVPLDECVDAVLARRVQNPSLVIGVLAAQVSRSRGWSSLAAGDAAWPGHPLNWQHSE from the coding sequence ATGACCGACGCTCCGGTGCCGGTTTCTGGGACGCTGCTGCAGGACGACACCGCGCAGTTTACGGTGACCGCATCGGAGCAGGTGTTCGACGGCAAGGTGTGGAGCATTCGCCGGGACTCGTTTGAGTACAACGGCGGTACCATTGTGCGCGAACTGGTGGATCACACCGGTGCCGTCGTGGTGCTGGCGCTTGATGAGCACGACCGCGTTCTGCTGATCAAGCAGTACCGGCACCCGGTGCGCATGCGGGAGTGGGAGCTCCCCGCCGGGCTGCTGGACATTGCCGGTGAGGACCCGCTCGTGGGTGCTCACCGTGAACTGGCCGAGGAAGCCGATGTTGTGGCCAACGAATGGAACGTGCTCAGCGACTTCTACACGTCGCCGGGCGGCAGCAGCGAAGCCATCCGCATCTACCTCGCCCGCGGTATCTCGGCTAGCGCCGAAGTCTTTGCCCGCACCGAAGAAGAGGCCGACATTGAGCTGCGCTGGGTTCCGCTCGATGAGTGCGTCGATGCCGTTCTCGCGCGCCGCGTGCAGAATCCGTCGCTCGTGATCGGCGTGCTGGCGGCTCAGGTGTCCCGGTCGCGCGGGTGGAGTTCGCTGGCGGCCGGCGATGCGGCGTGGCCGGGACATCCGCTCAATTGGCAGCACTCGGAGTGA
- the xerD gene encoding site-specific tyrosine recombinase XerD translates to MESAVDAYLRHVSIERGLAANTVSAYRRDLTLYVAWLEQLPVVALSEITSAHVSAFVRYLGTREESPLTSASIARVLSTVRGWHRFLLDEALVDVDVAHETKPPKLAMRLPKAISVEQVTALLAATDGDDVLQLRDKALLELLYATGARVSEVVGLNVDDVLAEVLDEEVVRLTGKGDKQRIVPVGSFARAAISAYLVRARPLLSGRGTATPALFLGVRGQRVSRQNAWLIIRAAAERAGLTASVSPHTLRHSFATHLLAGGADVRVVQELLGHSSVATTQIYTLITIDTLRDMYTTAHPRAR, encoded by the coding sequence ATCGAGTCGGCTGTGGATGCGTACCTGCGGCACGTCTCGATTGAGCGCGGCCTGGCGGCCAACACCGTTTCCGCGTATCGGCGTGACCTCACGCTCTACGTTGCGTGGCTCGAGCAGCTGCCGGTTGTGGCGTTGTCCGAGATCACCTCGGCACACGTTTCTGCCTTTGTGCGGTATCTGGGCACGCGGGAGGAATCACCGCTGACCTCGGCGTCCATTGCCCGGGTGCTCTCCACCGTGCGCGGCTGGCACCGGTTTCTGCTCGATGAGGCGCTGGTCGACGTGGATGTGGCCCACGAAACCAAGCCGCCCAAGCTGGCCATGCGGTTACCCAAGGCGATTTCGGTTGAGCAGGTAACAGCGTTGCTTGCGGCAACGGATGGCGACGACGTGCTGCAGCTGCGCGACAAGGCGCTTCTCGAGCTGCTCTACGCCACGGGCGCGCGCGTGAGCGAGGTTGTGGGTCTCAACGTGGATGACGTGCTCGCGGAGGTGCTCGATGAGGAGGTGGTGCGTCTCACCGGCAAGGGCGATAAACAGCGCATTGTGCCCGTGGGAAGCTTCGCCCGTGCCGCGATTTCCGCCTACCTGGTGCGCGCTCGACCCCTGCTGTCAGGGCGGGGCACGGCGACACCGGCACTGTTTCTGGGGGTGCGCGGACAGCGCGTGAGTCGTCAGAACGCCTGGTTGATCATTCGCGCGGCCGCCGAGCGGGCGGGCCTCACCGCCTCGGTGTCCCCGCACACGCTGCGGCACTCGTTTGCCACGCATCTGCTTGCCGGAGGCGCCGACGTGCGCGTGGTGCAGGAGCTGCTGGGCCACTCATCCGTGGCGACGACGCAGATCTACACCCTCATCACCATCGATACGCTGCGCGACATGTACACGACCGCCCACCCACGCGCGCGCTGA